Proteins from one Methanobrevibacter sp. TMH8 genomic window:
- a CDS encoding TRAM domain-containing protein gives MFERNNRNNSYNSAPVNVGEEYDVKIEDTGKSGDGIAKVEGYILFVPGAKKGQEVKIKVTATKRNLGFAELVE, from the coding sequence ATGTTTGAAAGAAATAATCGGAATAATAGTTATAATAGTGCTCCTGTGAATGTTGGAGAAGAATATGATGTCAAAATAGAAGATACTGGTAAATCTGGCGATGGGATAGCTAAAGTAGAAGGATACATTCTTTTTGTCCCTGGTGCTAAAAAAGGTCAGGAAGTTAAAATAAAAGTTACTGCAACTAAAAGAAACCTTGGATTTGCTGAATTAGTAGAATAA